The Equus asinus isolate D_3611 breed Donkey chromosome 4, EquAss-T2T_v2, whole genome shotgun sequence genome has a segment encoding these proteins:
- the TXN2 gene encoding thioredoxin, mitochondrial has protein sequence MAQRLLLRRFLASVVSRRPCPGRWGPLTSRALPAPQCGPGDLTGTPSQARSLYTTRVCATTFNIQDGPDFQDRVVNSETPVVVDFHAQWCGPCKILGPRLEKMVAKQHGKVVMAKVDIDDHTDLAIEYEVSAVPTVLAMKNGDVVDKFVGIKDEDQLEAFLRKLIG, from the exons ATGGCTCAGCGACTTCTCCTGAGGAGGTTCCTGGCCTCCGTCGTCTCCAGGAGGCCCTGTCCCGGTCGGTGGGGACCGCTCACCTCCAGGGCCCTGCCGGCCCCACAGTGTGGTCCTGGTGACCTGACAGGAACACCCAGCCAGGCCCGGTCACTATACACCACCAGAGTCTGTGCGACGACCTTTAACATCCAAGATGGACCTGACTTTCAAGACCGAGTTGTCAACAGTGAGACACCAGTGGTCGTGGATTTCCATGCACA GTGGTGTGGTCCCTGCAAGATCCTGGGGCCAAGGTTAGAGAAGATGGTGGCCAAGCAGCATGGAAAGGTGGTGATGGCCAAAGTGGATATTGACGACCACACAGACCTCGCCATAGAGTATGAG GTGTCCGCTGTGCCCACTGTGCTGGCCATGAAGAATGGGGACGTGGTGGACAAGTTTGTGGGCATCAAGGATGAAGACCAGCTGGAGGCCTTCCTGAGGAAGCTGATTGGCTGA